The sequence ATGTTCTTCTTATGGAAGACGTGCATTTTCTTACAGGCAAAACAAGAACACAGACAGAACTTGTTCAAATACTGGATTATCTTTATGAATCAAATAAAAAGGTGATTTTCAGTTCATGTCATCTCCCTGGCGAGATTCCGAAAATAAATGACCAGCTGAAGTCAAGACTTTCATCCGGCATGATAACAAATATTGAGCCGCCCAACTTCAGAACCAGGGTGCGTATTCTAAAGCGTAAAGCCCTTGATTATGGTTTTGCGGTTCCAATGGATGTAATGGAATATCTTGCGTCCGAACTGAGCGATAATGTCCGCCAGCTTGAAAGCGGTATTCTTGGAGTTACAACAAAATCCTCACTCCTTGGAATCCCTCTCGATCTTAGTCTGGCTGGTACTGTTGTGAAAAATATGGTCAAGGAGTCCAAGAAGATAACCATTGATTTCATCAAAGAGCTTGTGTGCAGTGAATATAAGGTTACTACTGAAGAACTTGAGTCGAATTCCAGGAAGAAAACTGTTGTTACTCCGAGGCAGGTCGCAATTTATCTTTCAAGGCGTTATACTGACCAGCCCCTTCAGGTAATAGGCAAGAGTTTCAACAGGTACCATGCTACAGCGATTCATTCCATTAATTCCATTGAAAAAGCCATAAAACTGAATTCTCCGATATCCAAGCAGGTGGCTCATATATCCAAAAAGATTGAACACGGCAGAGTCTGATAAAAAATAGAAAATCAAGTAATTATGACTAACCCTGGTTGAAAAACCGGGGTTTTTTGTTATTATGCCTTCCATTAAAGCATTCGTGTCTTATTCCCAAGTCCATGGGGCGCATAGGCTATAATATATAAGGATGACCGTGAACCTTTCAAAAAACATAATCAAAGAAATTCAGAAAATCTCAGGTGTGGAAAATATTAAAATTTCCGAAGCGGACAGGTACTGTTATTCCTATGATGCCACAGGAAGAATTTTCATGCCGGATGCGGTAGTTTTCCCAGGATCCGCAGGTGAGATATCTTCAATCCTGAAGCTTGCCACAAAATACAGGTTCAATGTTATTCCAAGGGGAAGCGGATCAGGTACTACAGGAGGTTCTGTAGCCGTACAGGGCGGCGTGGTACTGGTTCTTACACGATTGAACAATATAATGAATATTGACACTGACAATCTTGTTGCAGTTGCAGAAACCGGAGTCATAACCGCCGATTTTCATAGAGCAGTTGAATCCAGGGGGCTTTTTTATCCGCCTGATCCATCAAGCTCGGCATTTTCTAC is a genomic window of Desulforegula conservatrix Mb1Pa containing:
- the dnaA gene encoding chromosomal replication initiator protein DnaA, with product MENIWAGIKGYLKDQLPAHSYRMWIEPISLGSLDESEIVLLCPNLFSQKRVRDNYLQVISDAFLEKHNKRYNISFGVGKGSESTGRGTRRTASAQAPIQLSLPTEKPKLMSGRLLRDNYTFDRFVVGNNSDFAYTAALSLASKNRNHTNSLFLLSDTGLGKSHLSQAVGHQILAKNPGERVYYISAEDFAGEMVGAMQTDSLDTFKEKYRNNCDVLLMEDVHFLTGKTRTQTELVQILDYLYESNKKVIFSSCHLPGEIPKINDQLKSRLSSGMITNIEPPNFRTRVRILKRKALDYGFAVPMDVMEYLASELSDNVRQLESGILGVTTKSSLLGIPLDLSLAGTVVKNMVKESKKITIDFIKELVCSEYKVTTEELESNSRKKTVVTPRQVAIYLSRRYTDQPLQVIGKSFNRYHATAIHSINSIEKAIKLNSPISKQVAHISKKIEHGRV